The genomic DNA CGTTCGTGGTGGTGACACACAGGTCCATGTAGCCGTAGGACAGCTGCTGGTTCATCACGTCTCCCCACCACCTTCCCAGCTCTCCTATTGGTTCCTGCATCCCCTCCATCTCACATTCCAGGGACCTCAGAGCAGCGTTGAGGTCAGAATCCTCCAAGGTGCTACAATCACCCCCGAGAACTTCCTGCAACGCTGCTGCCAGAATGTCTACCCTCATGGAGTCTGGTTTAGTGGCTAACAGCGGTGTCTTTGTAGACCTGGtggttcttctgttgtttttggacAACAGGGGCTTTTGTTCAGGAGTCACATCTTCATTAGCAGAAGTTCTTGCAGTGTCCTGATAGCCCTGAAAACCGTTGTTCCTCCTCAGCGTTCTGGTCCTGCCTTTGAAGATGCCGTTGACGAACATGTCTGCATACTCTGGGTCAATCTGCCAGAAACCTCCCTTGCTGGGCTCGTCTTTTTGTTTGGGGACCTTCCTGAAGCACTTGTTGCGGGACAAGGTGTGACGAATAGAGTTctgtaacaaagacacaataaaaccaagatttattacaaagCCATTGAGCAAATATGAGTAAGTGATGAGAAATGAAGGGAGATGGATACTCAAATAATAAAAGTGGGTGTCACTTACCTTCCAGGTGGgttctgtgtgtttgtagtaGCAGAAGTTCTCTGTTATCCACTTAAAGATGTCGGACACAGTGACTTTGGGCTGTTTGCTGGCCTGCATGGCCATGCAGATGAGAGAGGCGTGAGAACAAGGTGGTTTGACTTTGGGGTCAGTCTTGTAGaccacctccaccagagggATGGGCTGCTCCTGGATGCGGGGATGGGGACCAACGGTGGAGTCGCTGCCGAGGTACTGAGCCATCCCGGGGGCTGCGGTGTCTCCCACGGCGAGGCTGGACGGAGAGTCGTTGCCAAGGCGTCTGAGGAAGAGCTGCTCCTGGGAGGAGGGACACCCGGGGCCACTGGGCCACTCCGGGTCTGAGCTGAGGATGGAGAAGTCCTGGAGCCAGTGGAGGCTGGTCAGGGTGTCATCAAGGGGGGCAGGTCCAGACCCTTGGACCTGATCCTCCAGGTACATCTCCAACCTGTCCACCTTAAACCTTTTGGCTCGAGGCATTGGAAAGACCGGCATCCTGGTTTGAGACTGAAGATGCTCCAACTGGCATGGAAAATAAAAGATTGgaaaaatcaacacaaaattaaaaaaaaatcctacttCCTGTTTAAACATCATAATAAATCActtccctgtggtctaaatgacatatctgtgctggggtTTGACTCCTATTCAGCCTCAGAAcaaactttaaagttctgctgctggtgtataaatgtgtgaatgggtttggtccagaatacatcagtgagattttAGTCAGATATAAACAGCTTTAATGTCCTGGAAACAAACAGATTCCACACATTAAAAAGATGAaggtaaaactaaatgaaaccttgacctgcatggtcaaaggtcaacagaatacaatcaataaataaacattaatataatttacacaTCATCATTTGCCTTCATAGAATTTAAATATGTCAgtatttatatgtttatttattcacatttatattgaattaatgctaaacatgaatcaatactgtttgtttttaataaattaaattagtaAAAGTTTCACAAAAAGGTTTCCACACTGTTGGAatgatatattaaataaaacaattctgactaaatagtaaatgttaaaatggatTAGATTTAAGTAGAGTTTTATAACAAAGTAgttccaaagtgctttacaatatcagctctcaCACAGGATTAGAACTGAATATGTAActacatttttaatcttattaaacaaactgtatttttttcttttttttacttgattcaggaatttatctgaataaataactatatttacaatattacaaatccAGCAAAATTTACTAACTTGATTCAGGAATATCAGTGAACTAATCATTAAAGTTTACAATATTACTTCTAACGTTGGTGACAAACCTTGATCACTgctgacatctgctggtcaatgtTTACGGGCTGCTTTTAAAGATATTAGACCTCCTTTAGTCAGTCACTGTTGTAGATCCTGCTGCAAAACTCACACTGCGGTAGATTCTGATCAGCTTTCATCTTTTAGCCtgcgttaccatgactacctgtaaaCATTGGCTCAACTGCCACTAgtgggaaatttaaaaaatgcatgattATGAGCAGGGCT from Gouania willdenowi chromosome 19, fGouWil2.1, whole genome shotgun sequence includes the following:
- the LOC114481690 gene encoding forkhead box protein J1-B-like; its protein translation is MSAVIKLEHLQSQTRMPVFPMPRAKRFKVDRLEMYLEDQVQGSGPAPLDDTLTSLHWLQDFSILSSDPEWPSGPGCPSSQEQLFLRRLGNDSPSSLAVGDTAAPGMAQYLGSDSTVGPHPRIQEQPIPLVEVVYKTDPKVKPPCSHASLICMAMQASKQPKVTVSDIFKWITENFCYYKHTEPTWKNSIRHTLSRNKCFRKVPKQKDEPSKGGFWQIDPEYADMFVNGIFKGRTRTLRRNNGFQGYQDTARTSANEDVTPEQKPLLSKNNRRTTRSTKTPLLATKPDSMRVDILAAALQEVLGGDCSTLEDSDLNAALRSLECEMEGMQEPIGELGRWWGDVMNQQLSYGYMDLCVTTTNGTGNVAELQTPQHYLYQHQDHLNESSVSGEGAEVKVDTVTVPPTLDPGFGLSEGFFTATCDHPPPPTLTVL